The following coding sequences lie in one Isoptericola variabilis 225 genomic window:
- a CDS encoding HAMP domain-containing sensor histidine kinase, translated as MTWTAAVPPSGTDPAGPPGAGPTADGGTGGDPAPRWAWFERLPLRARLVAIIVLLLALGLVLAALATRAVVSNYLVDQMDEQLKQAAREVTELVDPSASGTRIPSEYVLVLRDADGATSSPIAWQQTIDKYGTPLVPDEQVAEAAGRGLETFTTGSTGGVVATRWRVVSVPVLLTSGAGTQEGTAYVALPLAGVEETVAFLSRSLLASGVGIVVLGGLAAYLLVHRSLRPLRRIESTAAAIAAGDLSQRIPPQPASTEVGSLAHSLNTMLAQIEQAFAVQEASEARMRRFVSDASHELRTPLATIKGYGELYRMGALDTSDKVEDTMGRIEDSARRMGTLVNDLLVLARLDEGRPMRHEPVDVVAIARDAAQDLHALDPTRTVSVTGLHPGDAAPSGLVVTGDADRLRQVLTNLVGNVARHTPAGSPAEIALGTTAEGQVCVEVRDHGPGVSAEQAGKIFERFYRADSSRNRGSGGSGLGLAIVAAIVGAHHGHVGVAETPGGGLTVRVLLPAGPRYDAGSSSSR; from the coding sequence ATGACCTGGACGGCCGCCGTGCCGCCGTCGGGCACGGACCCGGCAGGTCCGCCGGGGGCAGGCCCGACGGCGGACGGCGGCACGGGCGGCGACCCGGCGCCCCGCTGGGCGTGGTTCGAGCGGCTGCCGCTGCGCGCGCGGCTCGTCGCGATCATCGTGCTGCTGCTCGCGCTCGGGCTCGTGCTCGCCGCGCTCGCGACGCGTGCGGTCGTCTCGAACTACCTGGTCGACCAGATGGACGAGCAGCTCAAGCAGGCCGCGCGCGAGGTCACCGAGCTCGTGGACCCGTCCGCGAGCGGCACGCGCATCCCCAGCGAGTACGTGCTCGTCCTGCGCGACGCGGACGGCGCGACGTCGTCCCCCATCGCCTGGCAGCAGACGATCGACAAGTACGGCACGCCCCTCGTCCCCGACGAGCAGGTCGCCGAAGCCGCCGGACGCGGGCTCGAGACGTTCACGACAGGCTCGACGGGCGGCGTCGTCGCGACCCGCTGGCGCGTGGTCTCGGTGCCCGTGCTCCTCACCAGCGGCGCCGGGACGCAGGAGGGCACGGCCTACGTCGCGCTCCCCCTCGCGGGCGTCGAGGAGACGGTCGCGTTCCTCTCGCGCTCGCTGCTGGCCTCGGGCGTCGGCATCGTCGTGCTCGGCGGGCTCGCGGCCTACCTCCTCGTGCACCGGTCGCTGCGCCCGCTGCGGCGCATCGAGTCGACGGCGGCCGCGATCGCCGCGGGCGACCTGTCGCAGCGCATCCCGCCGCAGCCCGCGTCGACCGAGGTCGGCTCGCTGGCCCACTCGCTCAACACGATGCTCGCGCAGATCGAGCAGGCGTTCGCCGTGCAGGAGGCGTCCGAGGCCCGGATGCGCCGCTTCGTCTCCGACGCGAGCCACGAGCTGCGCACCCCGCTGGCGACGATCAAGGGCTACGGCGAGCTGTACCGGATGGGGGCGCTCGACACGTCCGACAAGGTCGAGGACACGATGGGCCGGATCGAGGACTCGGCCCGCCGCATGGGGACGCTCGTCAACGACCTGCTCGTGCTCGCGCGGCTCGACGAGGGCCGGCCCATGCGGCACGAGCCCGTCGACGTCGTCGCGATCGCGCGCGACGCCGCGCAGGACCTGCACGCCCTCGACCCCACGCGCACCGTGTCCGTGACCGGCCTGCACCCGGGGGACGCGGCGCCGTCGGGCCTCGTCGTCACGGGCGACGCCGACCGCCTGCGGCAGGTCCTGACCAACCTGGTCGGCAACGTGGCCCGGCACACGCCCGCGGGATCGCCGGCCGAGATCGCGCTCGGCACGACGGCGGAGGGCCAGGTCTGCGTCGAGGTGCGCGACCACGGGCCCGGTGTGAGCGCCGAGCAGGCGGGCAAGATCTTCGAGCGGTTCTACCGGGCGGACTCGTCGCGCAACCGCGGGTCGGGCGGCTCGGGCCTGGGCCTCGCGATCGTCGCCGCGATCGTCGGGGCGCACCACGGGCACGTCGGCGTGGCGGAGACGCCGGGCGGCGGGCTGACGGTCCGGGTTCTGCTCCCCGCCGGACCCCGCTACGATGCGGGGTCGTCCTCGTCGCGATGA
- a CDS encoding WXG100 family type VII secretion target, with the protein MRYEVDSERVAQASAAVSGSVGAIRSEVAAMMRHLQDLQSSWHGSAATSFAGVMSQWQATQTQVEAALDAVTAALASAARTYADAEAQASRLFSH; encoded by the coding sequence GTGCGGTACGAGGTCGACAGCGAGCGGGTCGCGCAGGCGAGCGCGGCGGTCAGCGGGTCGGTGGGCGCGATCCGGTCCGAGGTGGCCGCCATGATGCGGCACCTGCAGGACCTGCAGTCGAGCTGGCACGGCAGCGCGGCGACGTCGTTCGCCGGCGTGATGAGCCAGTGGCAGGCGACGCAGACCCAGGTCGAGGCGGCGCTCGACGCCGTCACGGCCGCGCTCGCGTCGGCGGCGCGCACCTACGCCGACGCCGAGGCGCAGGCGAGCCGCCTCTTCTCCCACTGA
- the groL gene encoding chaperonin GroEL (60 kDa chaperone family; promotes refolding of misfolded polypeptides especially under stressful conditions; forms two stacked rings of heptamers to form a barrel-shaped 14mer; ends can be capped by GroES; misfolded proteins enter the barrel where they are refolded when GroES binds) gives MAKIIAFDEEARRSMERGLNKLADTVKVTLGPKGRNVVLDKKWGAPTITNDGVSIAKEIELEDPYEKIGAELVKEVAKKTDDVAGDGTTTATVLAQALVKEGLRVVAAGANPIAVKRGIEKAVEAVTEQLLNSAKEVETKEEIAATAAISAGDPAIGELIAEALDKVGKEGVITVEESNTFGLELELTEGMRFDKGFLARYFETDPERQEAVLEDPYVLIVESKISNVKDLLPILDQVMKAGRSLLIIAEDVEGEALATLVLNKIRGTFKSVAVKAPGFGDRRKAMLQDIAILTGGQVITETVGLKLENATLDLLGQARKVVVTKDETTIVEGAGDAELIAGRVNQIRSEIEKSDSDYDREKLQERLAKLAGGVAVIKAGAATEVELKERKHRIEDAVRNAKAAVEEGIVAGGGVALIQAGAAAFEKLELDGDEAIGAQIVAAAVSAPLKQIAINAGLEGGVVAERVKGLPAGQGLNAATGEYEDLLAAGVNDPVKVTRSALQNAASIAALFLTTEAVVADKPEPPAGGGGHGDGGMGGMDF, from the coding sequence ATGGCCAAGATCATCGCGTTCGATGAGGAAGCTCGTCGGAGCATGGAGCGCGGGCTGAACAAGCTCGCGGACACCGTGAAGGTCACGCTCGGCCCCAAGGGCCGCAACGTGGTGCTCGACAAGAAGTGGGGCGCCCCCACGATCACCAACGACGGTGTCTCGATCGCCAAGGAGATCGAGCTCGAGGACCCGTACGAGAAGATCGGTGCCGAGCTCGTCAAGGAGGTCGCGAAGAAGACCGACGACGTCGCGGGTGACGGCACCACCACCGCCACCGTGCTCGCCCAGGCCCTCGTCAAGGAGGGTCTGCGTGTCGTCGCCGCCGGCGCCAACCCGATCGCCGTCAAGCGCGGCATCGAGAAGGCCGTCGAGGCGGTCACCGAGCAGCTCCTGAACTCCGCCAAGGAGGTCGAGACCAAGGAGGAGATCGCTGCCACGGCCGCCATCTCCGCCGGCGACCCCGCGATCGGCGAGCTCATCGCCGAGGCCCTCGACAAGGTGGGCAAGGAGGGCGTCATCACGGTCGAGGAGTCGAACACCTTCGGCCTGGAGCTCGAGCTCACCGAGGGCATGCGGTTCGACAAGGGCTTCCTCGCCCGCTACTTCGAGACGGACCCGGAGCGCCAGGAGGCCGTCCTCGAGGACCCGTACGTCCTGATCGTCGAGTCGAAGATCTCGAACGTCAAGGACCTGCTGCCGATCCTCGACCAGGTCATGAAGGCTGGCCGCTCGCTCCTCATCATCGCCGAGGACGTCGAGGGCGAGGCCCTGGCGACCCTGGTGCTCAACAAGATCCGCGGCACCTTCAAGTCCGTCGCCGTCAAGGCCCCGGGCTTCGGCGACCGCCGCAAGGCCATGCTGCAGGACATCGCGATCCTCACCGGCGGCCAGGTCATCACCGAGACGGTCGGCCTCAAGCTCGAGAACGCGACGCTCGACCTGCTGGGCCAGGCGCGCAAGGTCGTCGTCACCAAGGACGAGACCACGATCGTCGAGGGTGCCGGCGACGCCGAGCTCATCGCCGGTCGCGTCAACCAGATCCGCAGCGAGATCGAGAAGTCGGACTCCGACTACGACCGCGAGAAGCTGCAGGAGCGCCTCGCCAAGCTGGCCGGCGGCGTCGCCGTCATCAAGGCCGGCGCGGCCACCGAGGTCGAGCTCAAGGAGCGCAAGCACCGCATCGAGGACGCCGTGCGCAACGCCAAGGCCGCGGTCGAGGAGGGCATCGTCGCCGGTGGTGGCGTCGCCCTCATCCAGGCCGGTGCCGCCGCGTTCGAGAAGCTCGAGCTCGACGGTGACGAGGCCATCGGTGCGCAGATCGTCGCCGCGGCGGTCTCGGCCCCGCTCAAGCAGATCGCGATCAACGCCGGTCTCGAGGGCGGCGTCGTCGCCGAGCGCGTCAAGGGCCTCCCGGCCGGCCAGGGCCTCAACGCCGCCACGGGCGAGTACGAGGACCTGCTCGCCGCGGGCGTCAACGACCCGGTCAAGGTCACGCGCTCCGCGCTCCAGAACGCCGCGTCGATCGCCGCGCTGTTCCTCACCACCGAGGCCGTCGTCGCCGACAAGCCGGAGCCGCCGGCCGGCGGTGGCGGTCACGGCGACGGTGGCATGGGCGGCATGGACTTCTGA
- a CDS encoding cold-shock protein produces the protein MAQGTVKWFNAEKGYGFITPTSGGQDLFVHYSAIQSDGYRTLDEGQQVEFEVGQGQKGPQAEQVRPL, from the coding sequence ATGGCCCAGGGCACCGTCAAGTGGTTCAACGCGGAGAAGGGGTACGGGTTCATCACCCCGACCTCGGGCGGGCAGGACCTCTTCGTCCACTACAGCGCCATCCAGAGCGACGGTTACCGCACTCTCGACGAGGGCCAGCAGGTCGAGTTCGAGGTCGGTCAGGGGCAGAAGGGGCCGCAGGCCGAGCAGGTCCGGCCCCTCTGA
- a CDS encoding LytR C-terminal domain-containing protein — translation MTKSQYPYPPDEFDARRPEGAPVGVHREPRSRWSAVWPFLLVAVVFAGIAVGVVSYLSDDRGGDTPPAASSTEDAAGGDGEDTGEETGAEGEPSEEPSAEPTDTATEEPPAEGLSEEDVAALLAQASLTAPIVVQNASPQAGATVDGLAGSTAELLTAQGFSNITTANFDGSEAPSGNAVRYVGDRAETSAAVAAVLGIPEENVRQVDALPQGEIAVVMVTAVE, via the coding sequence GTGACGAAGAGCCAGTACCCCTACCCGCCGGACGAGTTCGACGCTCGGCGCCCCGAGGGCGCTCCCGTCGGCGTGCACCGCGAGCCGCGCAGCCGGTGGAGCGCGGTCTGGCCCTTCCTGCTGGTCGCGGTCGTCTTCGCCGGCATCGCGGTCGGCGTGGTCTCGTACCTGTCCGACGACCGCGGGGGCGACACCCCGCCCGCCGCGTCGTCGACCGAGGACGCCGCCGGCGGCGACGGTGAGGACACCGGGGAGGAGACCGGCGCCGAGGGCGAGCCGTCCGAGGAGCCGAGCGCCGAGCCCACCGACACCGCGACCGAGGAGCCGCCGGCCGAGGGGCTCTCGGAGGAGGACGTCGCCGCGCTCCTGGCGCAGGCGAGCCTCACGGCGCCGATCGTGGTGCAGAACGCCTCGCCCCAGGCCGGGGCCACCGTCGACGGGCTCGCCGGCTCGACCGCCGAGTTGCTCACCGCGCAGGGCTTCTCGAACATCACGACGGCCAACTTCGACGGCTCGGAGGCCCCGTCCGGGAACGCCGTCCGGTACGTCGGCGACCGTGCCGAGACGTCGGCGGCCGTGGCCGCGGTGCTGGGGATCCCGGAGGAGAACGTGCGCCAGGTCGACGCGCTGCCGCAGGGCGAGATCGCGGTCGTCATGGTCACCGCCGTGGAGTGA
- a CDS encoding DUF3263 domain-containing protein, protein MSEMVVQEVAPEAQAPASGTTQEGELSDRDREILAFERQWWKYAGAKEQAVRELFGLSPTRYYQVLNALIDSPAALAHDPMLVKRLRRMRATRQRARSARRLADERV, encoded by the coding sequence ATGAGCGAGATGGTGGTCCAGGAGGTCGCGCCGGAGGCGCAGGCCCCGGCGTCGGGCACGACGCAGGAGGGCGAGCTCTCCGACCGCGACCGCGAGATCCTCGCGTTCGAGCGCCAGTGGTGGAAGTACGCGGGCGCCAAGGAGCAGGCGGTGCGCGAGCTGTTCGGCCTGTCGCCCACGCGCTACTACCAGGTGCTCAACGCCCTCATCGACTCCCCGGCGGCGCTCGCCCACGACCCGATGCTGGTCAAGCGGCTGCGGCGGATGCGCGCCACCCGGCAGCGCGCCCGCTCGGCGCGGCGGCTCGCCGACGAGCGCGTCTGA
- a CDS encoding uracil-DNA glycosylase, with amino-acid sequence MPSWGPPAPDGPGPGCASVTRVDTDTSTPTPAARPPLETVIAPDWAAALAHVEPQIHAMGDFLRAETAAGRRYLPAPGDVLAAFRRPLAEVRVLVVGQDPYPTPGHPMGLSFSVQPHVRPLPKSLVNIFQELADDVGAPPPSSGDLSPWADQGVMLLNRVLTVRPGEPGSHRGKGWEQVTEAAIKALVARGGPLVAILWGRDAASLKPWLGGVPTVESAHPSPLSAYRGFFGSRPFSRVNALLEQQGAASVDWRLP; translated from the coding sequence ATGCCCTCGTGGGGTCCACCAGCACCTGACGGCCCGGGGCCGGGCTGCGCTAGCGTCACGCGGGTGGACACGGACACCTCGACGCCGACGCCCGCCGCCCGCCCCCCGCTCGAGACGGTGATCGCCCCCGACTGGGCCGCGGCGCTCGCCCACGTCGAGCCGCAGATCCACGCCATGGGCGACTTCCTGCGCGCGGAGACGGCCGCCGGCCGCCGATACCTGCCCGCGCCGGGCGACGTGCTCGCCGCGTTCCGGCGTCCGCTCGCGGAGGTCCGGGTGCTCGTCGTCGGGCAGGACCCGTACCCGACGCCGGGCCACCCGATGGGGCTGTCGTTCTCGGTCCAGCCGCACGTGCGGCCGCTGCCGAAGTCGCTCGTGAACATCTTTCAGGAGCTGGCCGACGACGTCGGCGCTCCCCCGCCCTCGTCGGGCGACCTGAGCCCGTGGGCCGACCAGGGCGTCATGCTGCTCAACCGGGTCCTCACGGTCCGCCCCGGCGAGCCGGGCTCGCACCGCGGCAAGGGCTGGGAGCAGGTCACCGAGGCGGCGATCAAGGCGCTCGTCGCGCGTGGCGGCCCGCTCGTCGCGATCCTGTGGGGCCGCGACGCGGCGTCGCTCAAGCCGTGGCTGGGCGGGGTGCCGACCGTCGAGAGCGCGCACCCCAGCCCGCTCTCGGCGTACCGGGGGTTCTTCGGCTCGCGGCCGTTCTCGCGCGTCAACGCGCTGCTCGAGCAGCAGGGCGCGGCGTCCGTCGACTGGCGCCTCCCCTGA
- a CDS encoding SGNH/GDSL hydrolase family protein yields MHRVSDQSAPDAPDTTTVVPDAEATREAAGTTPPRWRRYVAVGDSFTEGLWDPYPYDDGTLAPSGTESDAKQRGWADRLADTLSARRVAAGLAPLEYANLAIRGRLLRHILDEQVPAALAAEPDLVSLVGGGNDILRPKADPDVLAARLEDAVVEIRATGADVLLATGFRAGGALSVTRGRTGQYNANVWSVARRHGAYVLDLWGMRSLFDYQVWSDDRIHLTSEGHRRVSQAALDALGLEPDDVAYDELLEPRPPQRFVAKAREDVRWLRAHAVPWVRRRLQGTSSGDGRTAKWPTPGAWPPA; encoded by the coding sequence ATGCATCGGGTGAGCGACCAGAGCGCACCCGACGCCCCCGACACCACGACCGTCGTCCCCGACGCCGAGGCCACCCGCGAGGCGGCCGGCACGACGCCGCCCCGATGGCGGCGCTACGTCGCTGTCGGCGACTCCTTCACCGAGGGCCTGTGGGACCCGTACCCGTACGACGACGGCACGCTCGCGCCGTCGGGCACGGAGTCCGACGCGAAGCAGCGCGGCTGGGCCGACCGGCTCGCCGACACCCTCTCGGCCCGCCGGGTGGCGGCCGGGCTCGCGCCGCTCGAGTACGCCAACCTCGCGATCCGCGGGCGGCTGCTGCGGCACATCCTCGACGAGCAGGTGCCGGCGGCGCTCGCCGCCGAGCCGGACCTCGTCTCGCTCGTCGGCGGCGGCAACGACATCCTGCGCCCGAAGGCGGACCCCGACGTCCTTGCCGCGCGGCTGGAGGACGCCGTGGTCGAGATCCGGGCGACGGGCGCGGACGTGCTGCTCGCCACCGGGTTCCGTGCGGGCGGGGCGCTGAGCGTGACGCGCGGGCGCACCGGGCAGTACAACGCCAACGTCTGGTCGGTCGCACGCCGGCACGGCGCCTACGTGCTCGACCTGTGGGGCATGCGCTCGCTGTTCGACTACCAGGTGTGGTCCGACGACCGCATCCACCTCACGTCCGAGGGGCACCGCCGGGTGTCGCAGGCCGCGCTCGACGCGCTCGGCCTCGAGCCCGACGACGTCGCGTACGACGAGCTGCTCGAGCCCCGGCCGCCCCAGCGGTTCGTCGCGAAGGCGCGCGAGGACGTCCGGTGGTTGCGGGCGCACGCCGTGCCGTGGGTGCGCCGGCGTCTCCAGGGCACCTCGAGCGGCGACGGCCGCACGGCGAAGTGGCCGACGCCGGGCGCCTGGCCGCCGGCCTGA